A stretch of the Pleurodeles waltl isolate 20211129_DDA chromosome 2_1, aPleWal1.hap1.20221129, whole genome shotgun sequence genome encodes the following:
- the LOC138260129 gene encoding nuclear apoptosis-inducing factor 1-like — protein sequence MASQTKKGNTAGRKRKLQFSDKELEVLTEECCLHHEVLFGKAAMSVPDSEKKKICLNIQSKINAIGVSHRSIEEVRKRWYDLRSTTKERVAERMKEAHGTGGGPSTLPPPTAIGSMVETTLGPEAVVRIGDLDSSAPGTSKSLPQLTTDDPSVEGGDEATKAAEEAVSIYAEHCNTPTIVPNAPEITEYTDVDNEGVNLKRGPQMRDSQPQRLAGRGRRRHRLTYDASEEDASTQLFLGLEASLISSHRQQNKHMQLMNRNSQRIQQTFTQGFGNVET from the exons atggctagCCAAACAAAGAAGGGAAATacagcagggaggaagagaaagctacaATTTTCAGACAAAGAGTTGgaagtcctcactgaggagtgctgtctacaccatgaggtcctgtttgggaaggcagcaatgagtgtacctgactcagagaaaaaaaaaatctgtctgaaCATACAAAGTAAAatcaatgccattggagtcagtcacCGCTCCATTGAGGAAGTACGGAAAAGATGGTATGATCTAAGGTCAACAACCAAAGAAAGGGTTGCAGAGCGGATGAAGGAGGCACAtggaacaggtggaggaccatccacattaccaccacccacagcaattggGAGTATGGTAGAGACCACACtggggccggaggctgttgttagaatcggggacctggacagttcagcaccaggaacctccaaaa GTCTCCCTCAGTTAACCACTGATGATCCCAGTGTGGAGGGAGGTGATGAGGCCACCAAAGCAGCAGAAGAGGCAGTCAGCATTTACGCTGAGCATTGCAACACACCAACCATTGTTCCCAATGCACCTGAAATAACAGAGtacacagatgtggacaatgagggTGTAAACCTGAAACGCGGTCCACAGATGCGTGATAGCCAGCCACAGAGATTAGCAGGGCGTGGGCGTAGAAGGCATCGTCTGACATATGATGCAAGTGAGGAGGATGCCAGTACACAACTTTtcctgggactggaggcatccctaatCAGCAGTCACCGccagcaaaacaaacacatgcagtTGATGAACAGGAATTCACAGCGTATACAACAGACTttcacacagggatttgggaatgtGGAAACATGA